The Streptomyces sp. NBC_01463 DNA window GGGCCGGATCAGCGGATACCAGCGGATCCGTCTCCACTCCACCAGCGATGTCGCCATCGCCGGTCACGCCGCCGAGGGCGTCATGCACGCACTCGCCGAACTCCTCGACAACGCCGCGAACTTCTCGCCGCCCACCGCCGAGGTCCATGTGTACGTGGAGGAGGTCCCGGCCGGCATCGTGCTGACCGTCGAGGACAGCGGTCTCGTCATGAGCGATGTGCAGCTGCGCCGCGCCGAACGCGCCGTCTCCGCCGTCAACCAGGACCTGACCGGCCTCTCCGGCACCCGGCTCGGCCTCGCCGTCGTCGGCCGGCTGGCCCGCAAGCACGGACTGACCGTCTCGTTCCGGCCCTCCGCCCGCGGCGGCACGGGCGCGCTGATGATGCTCCCGCAGGAGATCATCACCCGCACCCCGATGCCGGCCCCCGAGCCCGCCGCCGGCCCCGTGATCCCCGCGCCGCGCGAGCCCGAGCCGGTCCACGCCTCCGGAGCCGACCGCACCGGCACCCCGGACACGTCCCCCGACGCGTCCCGCTCCCCGGAGCCCCTGCGCTCCGACTCCGGCTCGGACACGACCGGCGGACTCCCCCGGTTCGGCGACAGCGGACTGCCCAAGCGCTCGCGCGGCCGCACCCTGGCCGCCGCCGAGTCCCGTGCCCGGGCGGCGTCCGACGCGTCGGACGCCGAGACCGCGGACGGCACCACCCCCCGGCCCCGTACCGCCGACCCCAAGGCCCAGGCAGCCCGCTTCAGCAGCTTCCGCCAGGCCGTACGGCCCAACTCCCCGCACCCGGAAGGCAACACCCGATGACCGCGACCACCGACGAGAAGCTCAACTGGCTGCTGGAGGGGCTCCTTGAGCGCACCCCCGGCGCCCGTCACGCCCTCGTGCTGTCCAGGGACGGCCTCAAGCTGTGCCGTACCCCCGAGCTCTCCGTCGACCAGGCGGACCAGCTGGCCGCGATCTCGGCCGGGATCCAGAGCCTCTCGCACGGCGCGTCCGTCGAGTTCGGTGACGGCACCGGCGGCGTACGTTCCGCGATGGCCGAGTTCTACGGCGGCGTGCTGTTCATCGTGGAGGCGGGCGCCGGCGCCCACCTCGCCGTCGTCGCGTCCGAGGACGCCGACGTCGGCCTCGTCGGCCACAACATGAGCGAGCTCGTGGAGCAGCTCGGCGAGCACCTCGTCGCCCCGCCGCGCGAGCCCGCCGAAGCCTCCGAAACCGCGGCCGTATGACTCCCCGCCCCCGCCCCGGCCGGGACGACGACCCGGACCGGCTGTACACCCTCACCGGTGGCCGCAGCCGGTCCGATTCGGCCGCCTTCGACCTGGTGACGCTGGTGGTCTCCGAGTGCGAGCCGGCCCCCGGCATGCAGTCGGAGCACGTCACGATCCTGCGGATGTGCGAACGGCCCACCGCGGTCGTCGAACTCGCCGCCGGACTGAACCTGCCCGTCAGCATCGTGCGCATCCTGCTGTGCGATCTGCTCGACACCGGCCGGATCAGCGCCCGCCACCCCCGTACCGCCCGTGTCGCGGACCGGCTCCCCGACCCCGACATCCTGGAACAGGTGCTCGTTGGACTCCGCAACCTCTGACCGTGCCGCCCTGCAGGCCACGGCCGACAACGGACTGAAGATAGTCGTCGTCGGTGGCTTCGGGGTCGGCAAGACCACCATGGTCCGATCCGTGAGCGAGATCCGTCCGCTCAACACGGAGGAGACGATGACCCGCGCGGGCGAGGCCGTCGACCACCTCGACGGGGTGCAGTCGAAGTCGTCCACGACCGTCGCCTTCGACTTCGGCCGGATCACGCTCGACGCGCGCTCGGTCCTCTACCTCTTCGGCGCACCCGGCCAGGAGCGCTTCTGGTTCCTGTGGGACCGGCTGTTCTCCGGGACGCTGGGCGCGGTCGTCCTCGTCGACACCCGGCGCCTCGCCGACTCCTGGTACGCCATCGACCGGCTGGAACACCACGGCACGCCGTTCATCGTCGCGTGCAACGACTTCGGCGGCCCGCTCCACACCGAGCAGCAGATCCGTGAGGCGCTCGACCTCTCGGACGACGTGCCGCTCGTGGAGTGCGACGCCCGGGACCGGTCCTCCAGCAAGTACGTCCTGATCACGCTGGTGGAGCACCTCTACGCCCTCTCCCGGGGCAAGGTCAGCTCCTCCGCAGCCGCCCGTCCGGACACCACTCCGGAGAAGACCCCGGAGCCCACCCCGTGACCCAGCCCCCCGAACCGCCCCCGGGCTGCCCGGCACACGACCGCGTACCGCTGTCGGGTCCGCGGTTCCAGACCGAACCCACCCAGCTGTACCGGGAGATGCGCCGCGACCACGGCGCCGTCGCCCCCATCGTGCTGGACGGCGGCATCCCGGCCTGGCTGGTCCTCGGCTACCGCGAACTGCACCAGGTCACCAGCGACCCGGTGCTGTTCAGCCGCGACTCCGACCTGTGGAGCCAGTGGGAGCACATCCCCGACGACTGGCCGCTGCTGCCCATGATCGGCCGCAAGCAGCCGTCGATCCTCTACACGGTCGGCCCCCGGCACGTCGAGCGCGCCGCGATGATCAGCAACGCCCTGGAGGCCGTCGACCCGTTCGCCCTCAAGCGGTACGCGGAGGAGTTCGCCGACGAACTCATCGACCGGTTCTGCTCCAAGGGCGCGGTCGACATCATCGCCGAGTACGCGATGCTGCTCCCCGCCCGGGTGCTGGCGCGGATCTACGGATTCAGCGACGAGACCGGCGACGCGCTCGTCGGCTCGATCAACGACATGATCGACGGCCGGGAACGCGCCCTGGCAGGCCAGCAGCACCTCGGCACGTCGATGTTCCAGCTGCTGGCCGACAAGCACGCCGAGCCCGCCGACGACGTCGCGACCCGGATGCTGGCCGACCCCGGCGGCTTCACGGACGAGGAGGTCGCCCAGGACCTCATGGTCATGATGGCCGCCGGCCACCAGCCGACCGCGGACTGGATGGGCAACTCCCTGCGGCTGATGCTGACCGACGACCGGTTCGCCGCCTCGCTCTCCGGCGGCCGGCACAGCGTCGCCGAGGCGATGAACGAGGTCCTGTGGGAGGACACCCCGACGCAGAACATCGCGGGGCGCTGGACCGCCCGCGACACCCACCTCGGGGGCCGTCACATCCAGGCGGGCGACCTGCTGGTCCTCGGCTTCGCCGCCGCCAACGCCGACCCGCAGGTGCGCACCGACGGCTCGGCGCTGACCGGTGGGAACAACGCGTTCCTCTCCTTCGGCCACGGCGAGCACCGCTGCCCGTTCCCGGCCCAGGAGACCGCCGAGGTCATCGCCCGTACCGGCATCGAGGTCCTGCTGGACCGCCTCCCGGACATCGACCTCGACGTCCCCGCCGAACAGCTCACCCGACGCCCCTCCCCGTGGCTGCGGGGCCTGACGGACCTGCCCGTCGCCTTCACGCCCACCCCCGCCACAGGATCCGCCATCGGAGGCCAGATATGACCCGGATCGCCCTCGACCCCTTCGTCGCCGACCTCGACGGCGAGAGCGCCGCACTGCGCGCCGCGGGCCCGCTCGCCGAGGTGGAGCTGCCCGGCGGGGTGCACTGCTACGCGGTCACCCACCACGCGGAGGCCCGGCAGCTGCTGACCGACTCCCGGATCGTGAAGGACATCAACGTCTGGGGTGCCTGGCAGCGCGGCGAGATCCCGATGGACTGGCCGCTGATCGGCCTGGCCAACCCGGGCCGCTCCATGCTGACCGTGGACGGCGCCGACCACCGCCGGCTGCGCACCCTGGTCGCGCAGGCGCTCACCGTGAAGCGGGTGGAGCGGCTGCGCGCGGGCATCGAGGCGCTGACGACCGCGAGCCTGGACCGGCTCGCGGCGCTGCCCAAGGGCGAGAAGGTCGACCTGAAGGCGGAGTTCGCCTACCCGCTGCCGATGAACGTGATCAGCGAGCTGATGGGCGTGGACGGCGCCGACCACCCGCGGCTCAAGGAGCTCTTCGAGAAGTTCTTCTCGACGCAGACGCCGCCGGAGGAGGTCCCGCAGATGATGGCGGACCTCGGCACGCTCTTCACGAAGATCGTCGACGCGAAGCGGGCCGAGCCGGGCGACGACCTGACGAGCGCCCTGATCGCGGCCTCCGAGGACGGCGACCACCTCAGCAACGAGGAGATCGTCAACACCCTCCAGCTGATCATCGCCGCGGGCCACGAGACCACGATCAGCCTGATCGTGAACGCCGTGGTCGCGCTCGAGACCCACCCCGAGCAGCGCAAGCAGGTCCTCTCCGGCGCGCTGCCGTGGGAGAGCGTGATCGAGGAGACGCTGCGCTGGAACACCCCGACCTCGCACGTCCTGATCCGGTTCGCGACGGAGGACGTGACGGTCGGGGAGAAGGTCCTCCCCAAGGGTGAGGCCCTGATCGTGTCGTTCGGCGCGCTGGGCCGGGACGAGGCGCAGTACGGCCCGACGGCCGGTGAGTTCGACGCGACCCGCACCCCCAACCGCCACATCGCCTTCGGCCACGGCCCGCACGTCTGCCCGGGCGCGGCGCTCTCGCGCCTGGAGGCGGGGGTCGCACTCCCCGCCCTGTACGAGCGCTTCCCGGAGCTGGAGCTCGCCGTACCGGCCTCCGAGCTGCGGAACAAGCCGATCGTCACCCAGAACGACCTGTACGACCTGCCGGTCGAACTGGGCTGAACCGGCCCCGTACGGACGTACATCCAAGGTCCACGAGTCGGATCCCCTGTCTCATCCGACGGACAGGGTGCGTGGCCGCCGCACCGAGCGGCTACGCTCCGACTCGTGGCCGACATCCAGATTCCCGCTGACATCAAGCCCGCCGACGGACGCTTCGGCGCCGGTCCTTCCAAGGTGCGGACGGAGGCGCTCGACGCGCTGGCCGCCACCGGCACCTCTCTTCTCGGTACGTCCCACCGCCAGGCTCCGGTGAAGAACCTGGTCGGCGCGGTACGTGACGGCGTGCGCGACCTCTTCTCCCTCCCCGAGGGCTACGAGGTGATCCTGGGCAACGGCGGCTCCACCGCCTTCTGGGACGTCGCGACGCACGGCCTGATCGAGTCGAAGTCCCAGCACCTGAACTTCGGCGAGTTCTCCTCGAAGTTCGCGAAGGCCGCCAAGCTCGCCCCGTGGCTCGCCGACCCGACCGTCATCGCCTCCGACCCGGGCACCCACCCGGACCCGAAGGCCGAGGCGGGCGTCGACGTCTACGCCTTCACCCACAACGAGACCTCGACCGGTGTCGCGGCGCCGGTCAAGCGCGTCGCGGGCGCCGACGAGGGCTCCCTGGTCCTGGTGGACGCCACCTCCGGCGCGGGCGGTCTGCCCGTCGACATCACCGAGACGGACGTCTACTACTTCGCCCCGCAGAAGTCCTTCGCCTCCGACGGCGGCCTGTGGATCGGCGTCTTCTCCCCGGCGGCCCTGGAGCGCGCGGCCCGCGTCCACGCCTCCGGCCGGCACGTCCCGGAGTTCTTCTCACTGCCGACGGCGATCGACAACTCCCTGAAGAACCAGACGTACAACACCCCGGCGCTCGCCACGCTGTTCCTCCTGAACGAGCAGCTGACCTGGATGAACACCCAGGGCGGCCTGGACTTCACCACCGGCCGCACGGCCGCCTCCTCCGGCCACCTGTACGGCTGGGCCGAGGAGTCGAAGTACGCGACCCCGTTCGTCACGGACGCGGCCAAGCGCTCGCAGGTCATCGGCACGATCGACTTCGCGGACGAGATCGACGCCGCCGCGGTGGCCAAGGTGCTCCGCGCCAACGGCATCGTCGACACGGAGCCTTACCGCAAGCTGGGCCGCAACCAGCTGCGCGTGGCGATGTTCCCGGCGATCGACCCGTCGGACGTGCAGGCGCTGACGGCGTGCATCGACTACGTGATCGAGAAGCTGTAGTCCGTACGTTCCGGAACGGCCCTGCGCACCGCGAGGTGAGCAGGGCCGTTTCTGCTTCACTCGACCGAGTGGCATATGCCAGAGCCGGGGCCTGCGGCCGTACCGTCCTACGATGATGCTCTCGACACCAGCCATTCCAGGAGGCCCGCAATGTCTGCAGCAGCAGTCGAGCACCCCTGTGAAGACGAGCCGGAGCTGTCGTTGCTCGAAGAAGCCAACGAGCTCGCGGAGCAGCTTCCCGGTCGTCGCGTCGAGATCATCGGAGGCGTCATCACCGTGGCCCCATCCCCGGACGGCCCGCACGCCCGCGCCCTGACCAAGCTCATGCGGCCGTTCATCGCGGCCGGACTCGACGACGGGGACTCGGTCGTCCTCCAGGGCATCGGCCTCTGGCTGCCGGGCGGTCCCGAGGACTACGCCATCCCCGACCTCGCCCTCGTCGACGCCGATCTCGACGCGCACAGACTCGACAACAACTGCTACGACCCGGCCGTCTTCCGCCTGGTCCTGGAGGTCACCTCCAGCAACTACAAGGGCGACCTGCGGCACAAGGTCGCGGTGTACGCCGAGGCAAAGATCCCCGTCTACGTGATCCTCGACCGCAAGCACAGCCGGGTCCACGTCCTGACGGAACCCGTCGGCGGTACCTATGACCGCCACGAGGTGTACGCCCCCGGCCAGCAGGCCCCGCTTCCCGAGTCGATCGGAGCCGAGGTCACCCTCGACGTCGCCGAACTGATCGGGGCCGGCAGGGCGAAATCGAGCCAGTCTGCCGATTCAAGCCCGTCCGCCGATTCAAGCCCGTCCGGCGATTGAGGACACGGAGCTCGCCGGGGTGTCCCGACACCACCGTTCCTCGCCGTCCTCCCACTCGCCGGTTGGCATGAGCCCCGCCGCCGCGGCCACCGCGGCGGACGCGGCGTGCTCGGGATGGATGTGGGCGATGACCGTACGGACCGCTCCCCCGCCCAACAGGTGCGCGACGAGACCCCGCGCCGCCTCTTTGGCGTACCCCCGCCCCTGCCACTCGGCCCCGGTCACCCAGGCGATCTCCGCGCGCGAGCCGCGCACCGACGCCTGCACATAGCCCGCCAGGCGGTCCTCGTCCCGGACCCGCAGCACCCAGTTCCACCACAGCTCGGCCGGGTCCGGCGATCCGGCCGTCTGCCGTTCGTAACGGGCCCGCAGGGCGTCCGCGTCCTCCGGGGCACCCCCGGTGAAGGTGTGCAGGGCCGGATCGGCGAGCACGCGGGCCATCTCGTCCGCGTACGCCACCCGCAGGGGCAGTGCGTCGAGGCGAGTGGTGGCGAAGGGCGTGGGCCCGTTGTCGGTCGTCATAGGCCTGCCACCCTATGCCGCGCCCGCCACCACCTCCGAAACACACGTTCGACAACTTCCGCGCGGATGAGCACGACGCCCGGG harbors:
- a CDS encoding ATP-binding protein, producing MRPSTRPTALALLVTVALTGSLCLWAAAAAPESARTAVAWGASAAAVLLSAAVATAVHARATARRLRELLAAESGRFTAETSRMVSASAADAQRFTAETARIKAAAATETARVVAESAAGTERLTKENAKLKARVSRSETERSAAVAACANAAGRMQALATSMLADLRDMEHRHSAEDVLGDLLHLDHRTAQAGRLADSIAVLTGARSGRRWAKPIVMESILRGAMGRISGYQRIRLHSTSDVAIAGHAAEGVMHALAELLDNAANFSPPTAEVHVYVEEVPAGIVLTVEDSGLVMSDVQLRRAERAVSAVNQDLTGLSGTRLGLAVVGRLARKHGLTVSFRPSARGGTGALMMLPQEIITRTPMPAPEPAAGPVIPAPREPEPVHASGADRTGTPDTSPDASRSPEPLRSDSGSDTTGGLPRFGDSGLPKRSRGRTLAAAESRARAASDASDAETADGTTPRPRTADPKAQAARFSSFRQAVRPNSPHPEGNTR
- a CDS encoding roadblock/LC7 domain-containing protein translates to MTATTDEKLNWLLEGLLERTPGARHALVLSRDGLKLCRTPELSVDQADQLAAISAGIQSLSHGASVEFGDGTGGVRSAMAEFYGGVLFIVEAGAGAHLAVVASEDADVGLVGHNMSELVEQLGEHLVAPPREPAEASETAAV
- a CDS encoding DUF742 domain-containing protein, whose translation is MTPRPRPGRDDDPDRLYTLTGGRSRSDSAAFDLVTLVVSECEPAPGMQSEHVTILRMCERPTAVVELAAGLNLPVSIVRILLCDLLDTGRISARHPRTARVADRLPDPDILEQVLVGLRNL
- a CDS encoding ATP/GTP-binding protein, producing MDSATSDRAALQATADNGLKIVVVGGFGVGKTTMVRSVSEIRPLNTEETMTRAGEAVDHLDGVQSKSSTTVAFDFGRITLDARSVLYLFGAPGQERFWFLWDRLFSGTLGAVVLVDTRRLADSWYAIDRLEHHGTPFIVACNDFGGPLHTEQQIREALDLSDDVPLVECDARDRSSSKYVLITLVEHLYALSRGKVSSSAAARPDTTPEKTPEPTP
- a CDS encoding cytochrome P450, translated to MTQPPEPPPGCPAHDRVPLSGPRFQTEPTQLYREMRRDHGAVAPIVLDGGIPAWLVLGYRELHQVTSDPVLFSRDSDLWSQWEHIPDDWPLLPMIGRKQPSILYTVGPRHVERAAMISNALEAVDPFALKRYAEEFADELIDRFCSKGAVDIIAEYAMLLPARVLARIYGFSDETGDALVGSINDMIDGRERALAGQQHLGTSMFQLLADKHAEPADDVATRMLADPGGFTDEEVAQDLMVMMAAGHQPTADWMGNSLRLMLTDDRFAASLSGGRHSVAEAMNEVLWEDTPTQNIAGRWTARDTHLGGRHIQAGDLLVLGFAAANADPQVRTDGSALTGGNNAFLSFGHGEHRCPFPAQETAEVIARTGIEVLLDRLPDIDLDVPAEQLTRRPSPWLRGLTDLPVAFTPTPATGSAIGGQI
- a CDS encoding cytochrome P450 gives rise to the protein MTRIALDPFVADLDGESAALRAAGPLAEVELPGGVHCYAVTHHAEARQLLTDSRIVKDINVWGAWQRGEIPMDWPLIGLANPGRSMLTVDGADHRRLRTLVAQALTVKRVERLRAGIEALTTASLDRLAALPKGEKVDLKAEFAYPLPMNVISELMGVDGADHPRLKELFEKFFSTQTPPEEVPQMMADLGTLFTKIVDAKRAEPGDDLTSALIAASEDGDHLSNEEIVNTLQLIIAAGHETTISLIVNAVVALETHPEQRKQVLSGALPWESVIEETLRWNTPTSHVLIRFATEDVTVGEKVLPKGEALIVSFGALGRDEAQYGPTAGEFDATRTPNRHIAFGHGPHVCPGAALSRLEAGVALPALYERFPELELAVPASELRNKPIVTQNDLYDLPVELG
- the serC gene encoding phosphoserine transaminase, giving the protein MADIQIPADIKPADGRFGAGPSKVRTEALDALAATGTSLLGTSHRQAPVKNLVGAVRDGVRDLFSLPEGYEVILGNGGSTAFWDVATHGLIESKSQHLNFGEFSSKFAKAAKLAPWLADPTVIASDPGTHPDPKAEAGVDVYAFTHNETSTGVAAPVKRVAGADEGSLVLVDATSGAGGLPVDITETDVYYFAPQKSFASDGGLWIGVFSPAALERAARVHASGRHVPEFFSLPTAIDNSLKNQTYNTPALATLFLLNEQLTWMNTQGGLDFTTGRTAASSGHLYGWAEESKYATPFVTDAAKRSQVIGTIDFADEIDAAAVAKVLRANGIVDTEPYRKLGRNQLRVAMFPAIDPSDVQALTACIDYVIEKL
- a CDS encoding Uma2 family endonuclease, translating into MSAAAVEHPCEDEPELSLLEEANELAEQLPGRRVEIIGGVITVAPSPDGPHARALTKLMRPFIAAGLDDGDSVVLQGIGLWLPGGPEDYAIPDLALVDADLDAHRLDNNCYDPAVFRLVLEVTSSNYKGDLRHKVAVYAEAKIPVYVILDRKHSRVHVLTEPVGGTYDRHEVYAPGQQAPLPESIGAEVTLDVAELIGAGRAKSSQSADSSPSADSSPSGD
- a CDS encoding GNAT family N-acetyltransferase; translated protein: MTTDNGPTPFATTRLDALPLRVAYADEMARVLADPALHTFTGGAPEDADALRARYERQTAGSPDPAELWWNWVLRVRDEDRLAGYVQASVRGSRAEIAWVTGAEWQGRGYAKEAARGLVAHLLGGGAVRTVIAHIHPEHAASAAVAAAAGLMPTGEWEDGEERWCRDTPASSVSSIAGRA